Proteins co-encoded in one Anguilla anguilla isolate fAngAng1 chromosome 16, fAngAng1.pri, whole genome shotgun sequence genomic window:
- the fem1b gene encoding protein fem-1 homolog B → MESLAGYVYKAASEGRVLTLAALLLNHSTSETHYLLSYVTQHAGQRSTPLIIAARNGHAKVVRLLLDHYRVDTEQTGTVRFDGYVIDGATALWCAAGAGHFEVVRLLVLHNANVNHTTVTNSTPLRAACFDGRLDIVRYLVEHHADIGIANKYDNTCLMIAAYKGHGDVVRFLLERGADPNARAHCGATALHFAAEAGHLDIVKELVRGRASMAVNGNGMTPLKVAAESCKADVVELLLAHADCDPASRVEALELLGASFANDRENYDILKTYHYLYLAMLERHRDSGNVMAKEVLAPVEAYGGRAECRTPQELEAIRQDRDALHMEGLIVRERILGSDNIDVSHPIIYRGAVYADNMEFDRCIRLWLHALRLRQRGNRNTHKDLLRFAQVFSQMIHLSEPVRARDVEQVLRCSVLEIERSTSRVSAAPEPDLHAAMDNYESNLFTFLYLVCISTKTQCGEDERARINKQIYNLIQLDPRSREGSSLLHLAISSSTPVDDFHTNDVCSFPNSQVTKLLLDCGARVNAVDHEGNSPLHVIVQYNRPISDFLTLHAIIISLVEAGAHTDMTNKQNKTPLDKSTTGVSEILLKTQMKMSLKCLAARAVRQHHITYRNQIPKTLEEFVELH, encoded by the exons ATGGAGTCGTTGGCCGGGTACGTTTACAAGGCAGCTAGCGAGGGCCGAGTCCTGACACTGGCCGCCCTGTTGCTTAACCACTCCACCTCCGAAACTCACTATTTGCTAAGCTATGTAACCCAGCACGCCGGTCAGCGCTCGACTCCCCTCATTATCGCTGCTCGTAACGGGCATGCCAAAGTTGTGAGGCTTCTTCTGGACCACTACCGAGTGGACACCGAACAGACGGGTACCGTCAGATTCGACGG ATATGTGATTGATGGAGCCACTGCCCTATGGTGTGCGGCAGGGGCGGGGCACTTTGAAGTGGTCCGCCTCCTGGTGCTGCACAACGCCAACGTGAACCACACCACGGTCACCAACTCCACCCCGCTCCGAGCCGCCTGCTTCGACGGGCGCCTGGACATCGTGCGCTACCTGGTGGAGCACCACGCCGACATCGGCATCGCCAACAAGTACGACAACACCTGCCTGATGATCGCCGCCTACAAAGGCCACGGCGACGTGGTGCGCTTCCTGCTGGAGCGGGGGGCCGACCCCAACGCCAGGGCCCACTGCGGAGCCACGGCCCTGCACTTCGCCGCCGAGGCCGGGCACCTGGACATCGTCAAGGAGCTGGTGCGCGGCCGGGCCTCCATGGCGGTCAACGGCAACGGCATGACTCCGCTCAAGGTGGCGGCGGAGAGCTGCAAGGCGGACGTGGTGGAGCTGCTCCTCGCCCACGCCGACTGTGACCCCGCCAGCCGCGTGGAGGCCCTGGAGCTGCTGGGCGCCTCCTTCGCCAACGACCGCGAGAACTACGACATCCTCAAGACCTACCACTACCTGTACCTGGCCATGCTGGAGCGGCACAGGGACTCCGGCAACGTGATGGCCAAGGAGGTGCTGGCGCCCGTGGAGGCGtacggcgggcgggcggagtGCCGGACGCcgcaggagctggaggccatCCGGCAGGACCGCGACGCGCTGCACATGGAGGGCCTGATCGTGCGCGAGCGCATCCTGGGCTCGGACAATATCGACGTCTCGCACCCCATCATCTACCGCGGTGCCGTCTACGCCGACAACATGGAGTTCGACCGCTGCATCCGGCTGTGGCTGCACGCCCTGCGGCTGCGGCAGAGGGGCAACCGCAACACGCACAAGGACCTGCTGCGCTTCGCCCAGGTCTTCTCGCAGATGATCCACCTGAGCGAGCCGGTGCGCGCGCGCGACGTGGAGCAGGTGCTGCGCTGCAGCGTGCTGGAGATCGAGCGCAGCACGTCGCGCGTGAGCGCCGCCCCGGAGCCCGACCTGCACGCCGCCATGGACAACTACGAGTCCAACCTGTTCACCTTCCTCTACCTGGTGTGCATCTCCACCAAGACGCAGTGCGGCGAGGACGAGCGCGCGCGCATCAACAAGCAGATCTACAACCTGATCCAGCTGGACCCGCGCTCGCGCGAGGGCTCCTCGCTGCTGCACCTGGCCATCAGCTCCAGCACGCCCGTGGACGACTTCCACACCAACGACGTGTGCAGCTTCCCCAACTCGCAGGTCACCAAGCTGCTGCTGGACTGCGGCGCCCGCGTCAACGCCGTGGACCACGAGGGCAACAGCCCGCTGCACGTCATCGTGCAGTACAACCGGCCCATCAGCGACTTCCTCACGCTGCACGCCATCATCATCAGCCTGGTGGAGGCCGGCGCGCACACGGACATGACCAACAAGCAGAACAAGACGCCGCTGGACAAGAGCACCACCGGCGTGTCGGAGATCCTGCTCAAAACTCAGATGAAGATGAGCCTCAAGTGCCTGGCGGCACGCGCCGTGCGGCAGCACCACATCACCTACCGCAACCAGATCCCCAAAACCCTGGAGGAGTTTGTGGAGCtccactga